Proteins encoded within one genomic window of Cucumis sativus cultivar 9930 chromosome 3, Cucumber_9930_V3, whole genome shotgun sequence:
- the LOC101213004 gene encoding O-fucosyltransferase 1 encodes MRRSGHHLHRSHVKQGAGGLKSMMGRLSIAVVVLLICTISLFVSSTSKGGFGSVSRSEIKAEELWSRADSRGWRPSSAPRSDWPPPPSESNGYLKVRCNGGLNQQRSAICNAVLAARIMNATLVLPELDANSFWHEKSGFHGIYDVENFIRTLRYDVRIVESIPDIRKNGKTKKIKPFQLRPPRDAPISWYTSAALEKMREHGAIYLTPFSHRLAEEIDNPEYQRLRCRVNYHALRFKPHILRISQSIVDKLRNQGHFMSIHLRFEMDMLAFAGCFDIFTPEEQKILKKYREENFAKKRLVYSERRAIGKCPLTPEEVGLILRSMGFDNSTRIYLAAGDLFGGERFMKPFRALFPRLENHSSVESSEELVENVRGVTGSAVDYMVCLLSDIFMPTYDGPSNFANNLLGHRLYYGFRTTIRPDRKALAPIFIDRENGRTTGFEEAIRRVMLGTHFGGPHDRISPESFYTNSWPECFCQMSPKNPADKCPPDNVLEILNGQLVESQTENDLDVSTQSNSTTSVRR; translated from the exons ATGAGAAG ATCCGGGCACCATTTACATCGGTCTCACGTGAAGCAAGGTGCCGGAGGATTGAAGAGCATGATGGGGAGGTTATCAATCGCTGTGGTTGTACTCTTGATCTGCACAATTTCATTGTTCGTTTCATCGACGAGCAAAGGTGGCTTTGGATCCGTCTCTCGATCGGAG ATCAAGGCTGAAGAACTTTGGAGCCGTGCTGATTCTCGTGGTTGGAGACCTTCCTCAGCTCCGCGATCAGATTGGCCAC CTCCACCGAGTGAGAGCAACGGTTACCTGAAGGTTCGCTGCAATGGTGGTCTGAATCAACAACGCAGTGCT ATCTGTAATGCTGTTCTTGCTGCTCGGATTATGAATGCAACACTGGTTCTACCAGAGTTAGATGCAAACTCCTTTTGGCATGAGAAGAg TGGTTTTCATGGTATCTAtgatgttgaaaattttataaggACCCTGAGATATGATGTACGAATCGTGGAAAGCATTCCAGATATACGCAAGAATGGGAAAACTAAGAAGATAAAACCTTTTCAG CTCCGACCCCCTAGAGATGCTCCAATCAGTTGGTATACTTCAGCTGCTCTTGAGAAGATGAGGGAGCATGGTGCTATATATCTCACTCCATTCTCACATCGTTTAGCAGAAGAAATTGACAATCCTGAGTACCAAAGATTGAGATGCAGGGTTAACTATCACGCTCTGAGATTTAAGCCACATATTTTAAGAATTAGTCAATCAATAGTTGATAAGCTCCGCAATCAAGGCCATTTCATGTCTATTCACCTTCGTTTTGAGATGGATATGCTGGCCTTTGCAGG gtgttttgatatttttactCCTGAAGAGcaaaagattttgaagaaatacCGAGAGGAAAATTTTGCAAAGAAGAGACTGGTTTATAGTGAAAGAAGGGCAATTGGAAAATGTCCCCTAACCCCGGAGGAG GTTGGTCTCATTTTACGTTCCATGGGTTTTGACAATTCTACCAGAATATATCTGGCGGCTGGTGATCTCTTTGGTGGTGAACGATTCATGAAGCCATTTCGTGCTTTGTTTCCCCGTCTTGAGAACCATAGCTCTGTTGAATCTTCAGAGGAACTTGTTGAAAATGTGAGAGGAGTGACAGGTTCTGCAGTTGACTACATGGTTTGTCTCCTTTCTGACATCTTCATGCCAACCTATGATGGACCAAGCAACTTTGCCAACAATTTGCTGGGGCACCGTCTTTATTATGGCTTCCGAACTACAATCAGACCAGACAGGAAAGCTCTTGCACCAATATTCATTGACAGAGAGAACGGAAGAACAACAGGCTTTGAAGAAGCTATTAGGAGAGTAATGCTTGGCACGCACTTTGGCGGGCCACATGATCGCATTTCACCAGAGTCATTCTATACAAATTCTTGGCCTGAATGTTTCTGCCAAATGTCACCGAAAAACCCTGCTGATAAATGTCCACCAGATAACGTGTTGGAGATTTTGAACGGCCAATTGGTGGAAAGTCAAACTGAGAATGATTTGGATGTCTCAACccaatcaaattcaactaCCTCAGTACGAAGATGA
- the LOC101204267 gene encoding ubiquitin carboxyl-terminal hydrolase 2 isoform X1, with product MGKKVKKKTNRAPPKEKRVSSSSPRKVPQPSNTTVETADEEISIVKEKSQCGHLDKCFNLNELSSKLGSAEPISCEDCQDSSADRRGGRGKARHGKKKGGTSVDVKTDAKAIWICLQCGHYACGGIGLPTNSQSHAVRHVRQTRHPVVIQFENPQLRWCFSCNTLLPVEKTEENGEQKDSLSNVVKLIRDRSMESTHVDVENTRYTSSEVTAATKPESSVLSDLDRRNQYIVKGLINLGNTCFFNSILQNLLAIDMLRDHFVKLEECVGPLTIALKKIFIEARTESRMKSSINPRSVFGCISSKAPQFKGYEQHDSHELLRVLLDALSSEELTSRKMTNSKEERISGNPTPTFVDEMFGGQISSAVCCKECGHTSTVYEPFLDLSLPVPMKKPLAKKVQPVSRAKKTKVPPKRNGKTIPKTNKVSDIVPIQIASVPSSSNESSLPSEASASSTTTIMEKTSTSQNVSDAKESGKEISVENGGECASDNLTWMDFLEPELNADNCDISTTQDSENNIEVFISDNSQQSVSGLSMPVSSLHSEPNQRPDFSSVNSWNDEAPLQVQASEVLLLPYKEESSTAEVAKEDDQASSSILGCAQEDFDGFGLGDMFDEPEIPIGPIGRPSTSNEVAESSFNSESDPEEVDNTDAPVSVESCLTFFTKPELLSNENGYNCEKCSKRLQQQRLEMKKQSKVACKAVANGCQTAVGGDISSCNEDSSVEVKNKRNMNLTNGSISYSSGESSNLKKNVDCSSQDCSKPVNCQKSKTDPPVLDEDEAKVDKDMNPGLSRSSGCNNTRNQENSDDKSSCSLPNDEPAKTNIEHLSSHLAVGNQSEKSEDGEMDSDSTIVNVKRDATKRFLIHKAPPILTIHMKRFSPDARGRYSKLNGHVRFKETIDLKPYLDTRCADRDKCSYRLVGVVEHSGSMRGGHYVAYVRGGNRKRSSGEAEEDASVWYYASDAVVDEVTLDRVLGCEAYILFYEIT from the exons ATGGGGAAGAAAGTTAAGAAGAAGACGAACCGAGCTCCTCCAAAAGAGAAGCGGGTATCTTCAAGTTCACCGAGGAAGGTGCCCCAACCAAGCAACACAACGGTGGAGACTGCTGATGAGGAGATTTCAATTGTGAAGGAGAAAAGCCAATGCGGTCATCTTGATAAATGctttaatttaaatgagtTATCATCTAAACTTGGGTCCGCGGAACCTATTAGCTGTGAAGATTGTCAAGATAGTTCAGCTGATAGAAGGGGAGGTAGAGGGAAGGCTAGAcatgggaagaaaaaaggGGGAACTTCTGTGGATGTAAAAACTGATGCTAAAGCAATTTGGATTTGTTTGCAATGTGGGCATTATGCCTGTGGGGGTATTGGACTTCCTACAAACTCTCAGAGTCATGCCGTTCGACATGTCAGGCAAACTCGTCACCCTGTGGTGATTCAGTTTGAAAACCCGCAGCTTCGATGGTGTTTCTCTTGCAATACATTACTTCCAGTAGAGAAAACTGAAGAGAATGGTGAACAAAAGGATAGCTTGTCTAATGTGGTGAAATTAATTAGGGACCGGTCGATGGAATCCACGCATGTGGATGTTGAGAACACGCGGTACACTAGTAGTGAAGTTACAGCCGCAACTAAACCAGAAAGTTCAGTATTAAGTGATTTGGATAGAAGAAATCAATATATTGTAAAAGGATTGATTAATCTTGGTAACActtgttttttcaattcaatccTTCAAAATCTCTTGGCCATTGATATGTTGAGAGATCATTTTGTGAAATTGGAAGAATGTGTTGGACCTTTAACTATAGCTTTGAAGAAGATCTTTATAGAAGCAAGAACGGAAAGCAGAATGAAAAGTTCAATAAATCCGAGATCAGTTTTTGGTTGCATCTCTTCCAAAGCTCCTCAGTTCAAAGGATATGAACAACATGACAGTCATGAATTGCTCCGTGTCCTACTTGATGCATTGTCTTCTGAAGAGCTGACTTCAAGGAAGATGACAAATTCTAAGGAAGAGAGAATATCTGGAAATCCCACTCCTACTTTTGTTGACGAGATGTTTGGAGGGCAAATATCAAGTGCCGTATGTTGCAAAGAATGTGGCCATACATCGACAGTTTACGAACCATTTCTAGATCTCTCTCTTCCCGTTCCAATGAAGAAGCCTCTGGCCAAAAAGGTCCAACCAGTCTCTCGAGCTAAGAAGACAAAAGTGCCACCCAAGAGAAATGGAAAGACAATTCCTAAAACTAACAAGGTTTCAGATATTGTACCAATTCAAATTGCCTCAGTTCCATCATCTAGTAATGAGTCTTCCCTTCCATCAGAGGCCAGTGCCAGTAGCACAACTACCATTATGGAGAAGACTTCAACTTCTCAGAATGTCTCAGATGCTAAAGAGTCTGGAAAAGAAATTTCGGTTGAGAATGGAGGAGAATGTGCTTCAGATAATTTGACTTGGATGGATTTTCTTGAACCAGAACTGAATGCTGACAATTGTGATATTTCCACTACTCAGGATTctgaaaataatattgaagtATTTATTAGTGACAATTCACAACAAAGCGTTTCTGGGTTGAGTATGCCAGTTTCATCCCTTCACAGTGAGCCCAATCAACGACCAGATTTTTCTTCAGTAAATTCGTGGAATGATGAAGCTCCTTTACAGGTGCAAGCCTCTGAAGTTTTGCTGCTTCCTTACAAGGAAGAGAGTTCCACTGCTGAAGTAGCAAAAGAAGATGATCAGGCTTCCTCATCAATTTTGGGCTGTGCTCAAGAAGATTTTGATGGATTTGGTCTTGGTGATATGTTTGATGAGCCTGAAATTCCTATAGGGCCCATTGGGAGACCCTCCACTTCAAATGAAGTTGCAGAAAGTAGTTTTAATAGTGAGTCTGATCCTGAGGAAGTTGATAATACTGATGCTCCCGTCTCTGTGGAGAGTTGTCTCACTTTTTTCACAAAGCCGGAACTTCTGTCCAACGAAAATGGATATAACTGTGAGAAATGCTCAAAAAGACTACAACAACAGAGGTTGGAAATGAAGAAGCAATCAAAGGTTGCTTGCAAAGCTGTAGCAAATGGATGCCAAACTGCAGTAGGGGGTGATATATCTAGTTGCAACGAGGACTCTTCAgttgaagtaaaaaataaaagaaatatgaatttaacAAATGGTTCTATAAGTTATAGTAGTGGTGAAAGctctaatttgaaaaaaaatgtagattgtTCCAGTCAAGATTGCTCAAAACCTGTCAATTGCCAGAAAAGCAAGACAGATCCCCCCGTTTTGGATGAGGATGAAGCGAAGGTTGACAAAGATATGAATCCTGGCCTATCACGTTCTTCGGGTTGTAATAACACCCGCAATCAAGAGAATTCAGATGATAAATCCAGTTGTTCTCTTCCCAACGATGAACCTGCAAAAACTAATATTGAGCACTTGAGTTCACATCTAGCTGTCGGTAACCAATcagaaaaaagtgaagatgGTGAGATGGATTCTGATTCAACAATTGTGAATGTGAAGAGAGATGCAACAAAGAGGTTTCTCATACACAAAGCCCCTCCTATCTTGACAATTCATATGAAGAGGTTCAGTCCTGATGCTCGGGGTCGTTATAGTAAATTGAATGGCCATGTCAGATTCAAGGAAACAATTGATCTCAAACCATACCTGGATACAAG GTGTGCTGATAGGGACAAGTGTAGTTATCGGTTGGTCGGGGTCGTGGAGCACTCTGGATCTATGAGAGGAGGTCATTATGTTGCATATGTGAGAGGGGGCAACAGGAAGAGGAGCAGTGGGGAAGCTGAGGAAGATGCTTCTGTTTGGTATTATGCTAGTGATGCTGTCGTAGATGAGGTTACCCTGGATCGGGTTCTTGGATGCGAGGCATACATCCTATTTTATGAGATAACATGA
- the LOC101204267 gene encoding ubiquitin carboxyl-terminal hydrolase 2 isoform X2: protein MGKKVKKKTNRAPPKEKRVSSSSPRKVPQPSNTTVETADEEISIVKEKSQCGHLDKCFNLNELSSKLGSAEPISCEDCQDSSADRRGGRGKARHGKKKGGTSVDVKTDAKAIWICLQCGHYACGGIGLPTNSQSHAVRHVRQTRHPVVIQFENPQLRWCFSCNTLLPVEKTEENGEQKDSLSNVVKLIRDRSMESTHVDVENTRYTSSEVTAATKPESSVLSDLDRRNQYIVKGLINLGNTCFFNSILQNLLAIDMLRDHFVKLEECVGPLTIALKKIFIEARTESRMKSSINPRSVFGCISSKAPQFKGYEQHDSHELLRVLLDALSSEELTSRKMTNSKEERISGNPTPTFVDEMFGGQISSAVCCKECGHTSTVYEPFLDLSLPVPMKKPLAKKVQPVSRAKKTKVPPKRNGKTIPKTNKVSDIVPIQIASVPSSSNESSLPSEASASSTTTIMEKTSTSQNVSDAKESGKEISVENGGECASDNLTWMDFLEPELNADNCDISTTQDSENNIEVFISDNSQQSVSGLSMPVSSLHSEPNQRPDFSSVNSWNDEAPLQVQASEVLLLPYKEESSTAEVAKEDDQASSSILGCAQEDFDGFGLGDMFDEPEIPIGPIGRPSTSNEVAESSFNSESDPEEVDNTDAPVSVESCLTFFTKPELLSNENGYNCEKCSKRLQQQRLEMKKQSKVACKAVANGCQTAVGGDISSCNEDSSVEVKNKRNMNLTNGSISYSSGESSNLKKNVDCSSQDCSKPVNCQKSKTDPPVLDEDEAKVDKDMNPGLSRSSGCNNTRNQENSDDKSSCSLPNDEPAKTNIEHLSSHLAVGNQSEKSEDGEMDSDSTIVNVKRDATKRFLIHKAPPILTIHMKRFSPDARGRYSKLNGHVRFKETIDLKPYLDTSAPEPRMWANR, encoded by the exons ATGGGGAAGAAAGTTAAGAAGAAGACGAACCGAGCTCCTCCAAAAGAGAAGCGGGTATCTTCAAGTTCACCGAGGAAGGTGCCCCAACCAAGCAACACAACGGTGGAGACTGCTGATGAGGAGATTTCAATTGTGAAGGAGAAAAGCCAATGCGGTCATCTTGATAAATGctttaatttaaatgagtTATCATCTAAACTTGGGTCCGCGGAACCTATTAGCTGTGAAGATTGTCAAGATAGTTCAGCTGATAGAAGGGGAGGTAGAGGGAAGGCTAGAcatgggaagaaaaaaggGGGAACTTCTGTGGATGTAAAAACTGATGCTAAAGCAATTTGGATTTGTTTGCAATGTGGGCATTATGCCTGTGGGGGTATTGGACTTCCTACAAACTCTCAGAGTCATGCCGTTCGACATGTCAGGCAAACTCGTCACCCTGTGGTGATTCAGTTTGAAAACCCGCAGCTTCGATGGTGTTTCTCTTGCAATACATTACTTCCAGTAGAGAAAACTGAAGAGAATGGTGAACAAAAGGATAGCTTGTCTAATGTGGTGAAATTAATTAGGGACCGGTCGATGGAATCCACGCATGTGGATGTTGAGAACACGCGGTACACTAGTAGTGAAGTTACAGCCGCAACTAAACCAGAAAGTTCAGTATTAAGTGATTTGGATAGAAGAAATCAATATATTGTAAAAGGATTGATTAATCTTGGTAACActtgttttttcaattcaatccTTCAAAATCTCTTGGCCATTGATATGTTGAGAGATCATTTTGTGAAATTGGAAGAATGTGTTGGACCTTTAACTATAGCTTTGAAGAAGATCTTTATAGAAGCAAGAACGGAAAGCAGAATGAAAAGTTCAATAAATCCGAGATCAGTTTTTGGTTGCATCTCTTCCAAAGCTCCTCAGTTCAAAGGATATGAACAACATGACAGTCATGAATTGCTCCGTGTCCTACTTGATGCATTGTCTTCTGAAGAGCTGACTTCAAGGAAGATGACAAATTCTAAGGAAGAGAGAATATCTGGAAATCCCACTCCTACTTTTGTTGACGAGATGTTTGGAGGGCAAATATCAAGTGCCGTATGTTGCAAAGAATGTGGCCATACATCGACAGTTTACGAACCATTTCTAGATCTCTCTCTTCCCGTTCCAATGAAGAAGCCTCTGGCCAAAAAGGTCCAACCAGTCTCTCGAGCTAAGAAGACAAAAGTGCCACCCAAGAGAAATGGAAAGACAATTCCTAAAACTAACAAGGTTTCAGATATTGTACCAATTCAAATTGCCTCAGTTCCATCATCTAGTAATGAGTCTTCCCTTCCATCAGAGGCCAGTGCCAGTAGCACAACTACCATTATGGAGAAGACTTCAACTTCTCAGAATGTCTCAGATGCTAAAGAGTCTGGAAAAGAAATTTCGGTTGAGAATGGAGGAGAATGTGCTTCAGATAATTTGACTTGGATGGATTTTCTTGAACCAGAACTGAATGCTGACAATTGTGATATTTCCACTACTCAGGATTctgaaaataatattgaagtATTTATTAGTGACAATTCACAACAAAGCGTTTCTGGGTTGAGTATGCCAGTTTCATCCCTTCACAGTGAGCCCAATCAACGACCAGATTTTTCTTCAGTAAATTCGTGGAATGATGAAGCTCCTTTACAGGTGCAAGCCTCTGAAGTTTTGCTGCTTCCTTACAAGGAAGAGAGTTCCACTGCTGAAGTAGCAAAAGAAGATGATCAGGCTTCCTCATCAATTTTGGGCTGTGCTCAAGAAGATTTTGATGGATTTGGTCTTGGTGATATGTTTGATGAGCCTGAAATTCCTATAGGGCCCATTGGGAGACCCTCCACTTCAAATGAAGTTGCAGAAAGTAGTTTTAATAGTGAGTCTGATCCTGAGGAAGTTGATAATACTGATGCTCCCGTCTCTGTGGAGAGTTGTCTCACTTTTTTCACAAAGCCGGAACTTCTGTCCAACGAAAATGGATATAACTGTGAGAAATGCTCAAAAAGACTACAACAACAGAGGTTGGAAATGAAGAAGCAATCAAAGGTTGCTTGCAAAGCTGTAGCAAATGGATGCCAAACTGCAGTAGGGGGTGATATATCTAGTTGCAACGAGGACTCTTCAgttgaagtaaaaaataaaagaaatatgaatttaacAAATGGTTCTATAAGTTATAGTAGTGGTGAAAGctctaatttgaaaaaaaatgtagattgtTCCAGTCAAGATTGCTCAAAACCTGTCAATTGCCAGAAAAGCAAGACAGATCCCCCCGTTTTGGATGAGGATGAAGCGAAGGTTGACAAAGATATGAATCCTGGCCTATCACGTTCTTCGGGTTGTAATAACACCCGCAATCAAGAGAATTCAGATGATAAATCCAGTTGTTCTCTTCCCAACGATGAACCTGCAAAAACTAATATTGAGCACTTGAGTTCACATCTAGCTGTCGGTAACCAATcagaaaaaagtgaagatgGTGAGATGGATTCTGATTCAACAATTGTGAATGTGAAGAGAGATGCAACAAAGAGGTTTCTCATACACAAAGCCCCTCCTATCTTGACAATTCATATGAAGAGGTTCAGTCCTGATGCTCGGGGTCGTTATAGTAAATTGAATGGCCATGTCAGATTCAAGGAAACAATTGATCTCAAACCATACCTGGATACAAG TGCCCCTGAGCCAAGGATGTGGGCCAATCGCTGA
- the LOC101204513 gene encoding uncharacterized protein LOC101204513: protein MACEAIKLWTFNGLVAAFLDLGIAFLLLSASSLVFFTSKFLALFGLCLPCPCDGLFGNLSSDHCFQKLLVDRSSRKISSVVHSTREKFPLDSLLDGPKCCSKSMLVHERNVKGDRVELEGEASGSSSFKIRSPQAMVYGDYPSVNELHCGDGGDRRKVISASSYVISQADVELEDLSRSPSSFSGFGNDNTEDDGFFSVDSGDEREDSSDNSDQYKVFPDLELDDSCDEKICAEMCEASVAEAGNSCRRELRLDGNESDTIKQLEQALEEEQSVRAALYLELEKERSAAATAADEAMAMILRLQEEKASIEMDARQYQRMIEEKTAYDAEEMSILKEILVRREREMHFLEKEIEALRTSFFEYDGVGVDMLDSEVTPPRAPSFTYPTEDPCINIFNKKHSLQHEIPSVGSQKLTFEFGEESPSIGADETADAAKARGMLLLQVPDIYKGSEEIDYELQGKDMVEDENLYVVPGKVTELEPYLQSNESNALGKVEKCTELIADEQEVHEVSYDGLAFAKTTLPCHEKNGDHQRTRDLYSVNNTDPHLHDIHVVEDEAKTSNEAVDNASEEPLVNGTSNIPGKCDSPSFSLLQNELDFTRSSSDASGRFPPIARSRSHSMRSQLRRNSMSAVDYERSKIGNEVEWLRGRLKIVQEGREKLKFSVEHKEKESNQFQLLENITNQHREIRQLTDPGKASLQAPLPPSSKDVSKKRCWRSSSLSVHRSS, encoded by the exons ATGGCTTGTGAAGCTATAAAACTGTGGACTTTTAATGGATTAGTAGCTGCATTTCTTGATCTTGGTAtagcttttttattattaagtGCATCAAGTCTTGTTTTCTTTACATCCAAATTTCTGGCATTGTTTGGATTATGTCTGCCTTGCCCTTGTGATGGGCTATTTGGGAACCTTAGTAGTGATCACTGCTTCCAAAAGTTACTGGTGGATCGTTCGTCTAGAAAAATATCTTCAGTCGTGCATTCTACTAGAGAAAAGTTCCCATTAGATTCCTTGTTGGATGGACCAAAATGTTGTTCTAAGTCAATGTTGGTTCACGAAAGGAATGTCAAGGGGGATCGTGTTGAATTGGAAGGTGAAGCGTCAGGTAGTTCCTCTTTTAAAATCAGATCACCACAAGCTATGGTTTATGGAGACTATCCCAGTGTCAATGAATTGCATTGTGGGGATGGTGGGGATCGCAGGAAGGTCATATCAGCATCTTCGTATGTCATTTCGCAGGCGGATGTGGAACTTGAAGACCTTTCTCGTTCTCCTTCAAGCTTCAGTGGATTTGGGAATGACAATACCGAGGATGATGGGTTCTTTTCTGTTGATTCTGGAg ATGAAAGGGAGGATTCATCAGACAACAGCGATCAATATAAAGTATTTCCGGATCTTGAACTAGATGATTCTTGTGATGAGAAAATATGTGCAGAGATGTGTGAAGCCTCTGTTGCAGAGGCTGGGAACAGCTGCAGAAGGGAGTTACGCTTGGATGGTAATGAGAGTGATACAATCAAACAATTGGAACAAGCACTTGAAGAAGAACAGTCGGTTCGTGCTGCCTTGTACCTGGAGcttgagaaagagagaagtgCTGCTGCCACCGCTGCTGATGAGGCCATGGCCATGATATTACGTCTTCAGGAGGAGAAGGCATCTATAGAAATGGATGCTAGGCAATATCAGAGGATGATAGAGGAGAAGACTGCTTATGATGCTGAAGAAATGAGTATTCTTAAAGAAATTCTAGTGAGGAGGGAGCGGGAAATGCATTTTCTAGAGAAGGAAATCGAAGCTTTACGGACAAGTTTCTTTGAGTATGACGGAGTAGGTGTTGATATGCTTGACTCGGAAGTTACACCCCCAAGGGCCCCTTCTTTCACCTATCCAACTGAAGATCCATGTATTAatatattcaacaaaaaaCATTCTTTGCAACATGAGATACCATCAGTGGGATCacaaaaattaacttttgagTTTGGGGAAGAGTCGCCATCTATTGGAGCGGATGAAACTGCTGATGCTGCAAAAGCTAGGGGGATGTTGTTGCTCCAAGTTCCTGATATCTACAAGGGTAGTGAAGAGATTGACTATGAGTTACAAGGTAAGGACATGGTAGAGGATGAAAATTTATACGTTGTACCAGGAAAAGTAACTGAATTAGAGCCATATTTGCAAAGCAATGAGTCAAATGCTCTAGGTAAGGTTGAGAAATGCACGGAATTGATTGCAGATGAACAAGAAGTCCACGAAGTGTCATATGATGGGTTGGCTTTTGCTAAAACAACTCTTCCTTGTCATGAAAAGAATGGTGACCATCAACGAACAAGAGATCTCTACTCTGTGAACAATACAGATCCCCATCTTCATGATATTCATGTTGTTGAAGATGAAGCTAAAACTTCAAATGAAGCAGTTGATAATGCAAGTGAAGAACCTTTGGTCAATGGTACCTCGAATATTCCAGGTAAATGTGACAGTCCATCCTTCAGTTTGTTGCAGAATGAACTAGACTTCACGAGAAGCAGCTCAGATGCCTCTGGAAGATTTCCACCAATTGCTCGTTCTCGAAGCCATTCCATGCGATCACAATTGCGTAGAAACTCGATGTCTGCAGTTGATTATGAAAGGTCAAAAATTGGCAATGAAGTTGAGTGGCTCAGAGGAAGGCTAAAGATTGTTCAAGAGGGAAGAGAAAAACTCAAGTTCTCTGTGGAGCACAAAGAGAAGGAAAGCAATCAGTTTCAACTTTTAGAAAACATAACAAATCAACATCGCGAAATCCGACAACTAACGGATCCTGGAAAGGCATCTCTCCAGGCTCCACTGCCTCCATCCTCAAAG GATGTGTCAAAGAAGCGTTGCTGGCGAAGTTCGTCCTTGAGCGTTCACAGAAGCAGCTAA
- the LOC101213966 gene encoding probable calcium-binding protein CML22 has protein sequence MSKVGSIFFCCSSSNKYNRLDAKLGRKMVEVKRNSAGHDNFKSLNGIILRFPQFKEGLQNIRGVFEQYDEDSNGSIDREELKKCLQQLQMHMTEEEVEDLFHSCDIDGSAGIQFNEFIVLLCLIYLLKDEHSLTKSKLGSPQLEATFDTIIQAFIFLDKNGDGKLNRKEMVKALNEASPYERSPARITKTRFKEMDWNNSGKVNFREFLFGFINWVGVDTDDDLSPT, from the exons ATGTCCAAAGTTGGAAGCATATTTTTCTGCTGCAGttcatcaaataaatataacagaCTGGATGCGAAGCTGGgaagaaaaatggttgaagTCAAAAGAAATTCAGCTGGACATGACAATTTCAAGTCATTGAATGGCATAATCTTGAGATTTCCTCAATTCAAGGAGGGATTACAAAACATCAGGGGTGTATTTGAACAGTATG ATGAAGATTCGAATGGAAGCATCGATCGCGAAGAACTCAAGAAATGCTTACAACAGCTACAAATGCATATGACCGAGGAGGAAGTCGAGGATCTTTTCCACTCTTGTGACATTGATGGAAGTGCCGGAATACAATTCAATGAGTTTATCGTTCTCCTATGTCTCATTTATCTTCTCAAAGACGAACATTCTCTCACT AAATCAAAGCTGGGTTCACCTCAACTTGAAGCAACTTTTGACACAATCATCCAAGCTTTCATATTTCTAGATAAAAATGGTGATGGCAAGCTCAACAGGAAAGAAATGGTCAAGGCTCTGAATGAGGCTTCTCCATATGAGAGATCCCCTGCACGCATTACAAAGACTAGATTCA AGGAAATGGACTGGAACAACAGTGGGAAGGTGAATTTCAGGGAGTTTCTATTTGGTTTCATTAACTGGGTTGGAGTTGACACTGATGATGATCTCTCTCCCACATGA